One genomic window of endosymbiont of Galathealinum brachiosum includes the following:
- a CDS encoding MFS transporter, producing MNIAEFSIRNKLISWLITIIFLIGGAFAYSKLSRLEDPEFTIKDAVIVTQYPGASPQQVEEEVTYPLENALQQLQYVDYIRSVSTNGLSQITVTMKRQYNSNDLPQIWDELRRKVNDLAPSLPPGVQPPFVNDDFGDIFGLLFAVIGDGYSYQELNDYVDYLRRELVLVEGVGKVTVAGKQQEQVFVEIALSRMTQLGIPYQRIYEILATQNIVSNAGAIKISSENIRFHPTGEFQNVKELEDLLISSPGDQNLLYLRDVATVSRGFQEVPTHLMSLDGRQAISLGVSFASGFNVVDVGKRIDDKLKELEYARPLGIELSTLYDQPKLVEASIKAFAVNLLEAVAIVIIVLLVFMGIRSGLLIGLILFLTVIGTFTFMKLQGIDLQRISLGALIIALGMLVDNAIVITEGILIGIQRGKTKIEAASAIVKQAIWPLLGATVIAVTAFAPIGLSQDSTGEMLGSLFYVLLYSLLLSWFTAISLTPFFADMILKDKDSDTDDSDPYQGAFFKAFKGVLDTCLRHKWITAGTTVGLLVLSIYGFQQVKVVFFPAMTTPMVLVDYRKEHGTDIRQTFKEIQAVEQWILQQDNVVKVSSNTGKGGTRFMLTYSPEKIFSSYGQLMVEFEDYKQIDPFIASISQHLDDQYSDVNYDFKKFELGPSKDGKIEARFSGPDPDVLRRLSIQAKDILHQQPNVVGIRDDWKKRTKVVRPQFSEAQARRAGISKQDLDDVLQMSYSGKSIGLYRDGTTLLPIIARPPEDERSNIDTIHSLQIWSPVYERYISIEQVVREFTVEWEDAVINRRDRKRTITIIANANLLGEETSNDLYKKVKPAIEAIELPKGYSLVWGGEAESSADANGALMGAIPMGVIVMFIITVLLFNTIKQPLVIWSLAPMAIIGVAFGLLITNSAFTFMALLGFISLVGMLLKNGIVLVDQINLELHEGKHLYHAIFDSAVSRVRPVSMAAATTILGMIPLLFDAFFSSMAVTIMFGLGFATVLTLIVVPAIYAIVYKVEYIPLEK from the coding sequence ATGAATATTGCAGAATTTTCTATACGTAACAAACTAATCAGCTGGTTAATCACCATCATTTTTCTTATTGGTGGCGCTTTTGCTTACAGCAAATTATCCAGACTGGAAGATCCTGAATTTACAATTAAAGATGCAGTTATTGTCACCCAGTATCCCGGTGCATCACCACAGCAGGTAGAAGAAGAAGTCACCTATCCTCTGGAAAATGCCTTACAGCAATTACAGTATGTAGATTACATTCGCTCAGTTTCTACCAATGGTCTTTCACAGATAACCGTGACCATGAAGCGTCAATACAATAGTAATGACCTGCCACAGATCTGGGATGAATTACGACGCAAAGTAAACGACCTGGCACCCAGCCTTCCCCCCGGTGTCCAGCCCCCCTTTGTTAATGATGATTTTGGCGATATATTCGGTTTATTATTTGCTGTAATCGGTGATGGATATAGCTATCAGGAATTAAATGATTATGTCGATTACCTGCGTCGTGAACTGGTACTCGTTGAAGGTGTAGGTAAAGTCACAGTTGCCGGCAAGCAACAGGAACAGGTATTTGTTGAAATTGCCCTTAGTCGAATGACGCAACTGGGCATACCTTATCAACGCATTTATGAAATTCTTGCCACACAGAATATTGTTTCAAATGCCGGTGCCATAAAAATTTCATCTGAAAACATACGCTTTCACCCAACAGGTGAATTTCAAAATGTAAAAGAACTGGAAGACCTGTTAATCAGTAGCCCCGGTGACCAGAACCTGCTTTATTTAAGAGATGTAGCCACTGTTAGTCGTGGTTTTCAGGAAGTACCCACTCACCTTATGTCCCTTGATGGACGACAGGCCATTTCTCTAGGTGTTTCATTTGCCTCAGGGTTTAATGTTGTTGATGTTGGTAAACGCATCGACGATAAACTGAAGGAACTTGAATATGCACGCCCCTTAGGCATTGAGTTATCAACACTTTATGACCAGCCAAAACTGGTTGAGGCATCAATTAAAGCTTTTGCTGTCAACTTGCTTGAAGCCGTTGCTATTGTAATTATTGTACTGCTTGTTTTTATGGGCATACGAAGCGGATTATTGATCGGTTTAATCCTCTTTCTTACGGTTATTGGCACCTTTACCTTTATGAAATTACAGGGCATTGATTTACAGCGAATTTCACTGGGCGCGCTGATTATTGCTCTCGGTATGCTGGTTGATAATGCCATTGTTATTACTGAAGGCATACTCATTGGTATACAACGTGGTAAAACAAAAATAGAAGCTGCAAGCGCCATTGTAAAACAGGCAATCTGGCCTCTTTTAGGTGCGACGGTTATTGCGGTTACTGCATTTGCACCCATCGGTTTATCACAGGATTCTACCGGGGAAATGCTCGGTTCACTGTTTTATGTTCTGCTTTATTCATTACTCCTGAGCTGGTTTACGGCAATCAGTTTAACGCCTTTCTTTGCAGATATGATTTTAAAAGACAAGGATTCCGACACAGATGACTCTGACCCATATCAGGGAGCATTTTTTAAAGCCTTTAAAGGTGTACTGGATACCTGCTTAAGACATAAATGGATAACAGCTGGCACCACGGTTGGTTTACTGGTGCTCTCTATTTACGGATTTCAGCAGGTCAAAGTTGTTTTCTTCCCTGCAATGACAACACCGATGGTACTGGTTGATTACCGTAAAGAACATGGTACGGATATACGCCAGACATTTAAAGAAATTCAGGCTGTAGAACAGTGGATATTACAACAGGACAACGTTGTGAAAGTAAGCTCAAATACGGGCAAAGGTGGCACACGTTTTATGCTGACTTACTCGCCAGAAAAAATATTTTCCAGCTATGGTCAGCTTATGGTTGAGTTCGAAGACTATAAACAGATTGACCCATTCATCGCATCAATCAGTCAGCATTTAGATGACCAGTATTCAGATGTAAATTATGACTTTAAAAAATTCGAATTAGGCCCCAGTAAAGACGGCAAAATAGAAGCCCGATTCTCTGGACCTGACCCGGATGTTTTACGTCGACTTTCCATTCAGGCAAAAGATATTTTACATCAACAACCGAATGTTGTGGGTATCCGCGATGACTGGAAAAAACGCACCAAGGTCGTTAGACCCCAGTTTTCTGAAGCTCAGGCCAGACGTGCAGGCATTAGTAAACAGGATCTTGATGACGTGTTACAAATGAGTTATTCAGGAAAATCTATCGGACTGTATCGTGATGGCACAACCCTGCTTCCCATCATTGCACGCCCACCTGAAGATGAACGTTCAAATATTGATACCATTCACAGCCTGCAAATATGGAGCCCTGTTTATGAACGTTATATTTCAATTGAACAGGTAGTGAGAGAGTTCACCGTTGAATGGGAAGATGCGGTTATTAATCGACGCGATAGAAAACGTACCATTACGATTATCGCAAATGCAAACCTGTTAGGCGAAGAGACATCTAACGATTTATACAAAAAAGTTAAACCCGCAATTGAAGCGATTGAACTGCCAAAAGGTTACAGTTTAGTCTGGGGCGGTGAAGCAGAAAGTTCTGCGGATGCAAATGGAGCATTGATGGGGGCAATACCCATGGGGGTGATCGTTATGTTTATCATTACCGTATTGTTGTTTAACACGATTAAACAACCATTGGTAATCTGGTCACTGGCTCCTATGGCCATTATTGGCGTGGCGTTTGGTTTATTAATTACCAACTCTGCATTTACCTTTATGGCGTTACTTGGTTTCATCAGTTTAGTAGGCATGTTACTTAAAAACGGTATCGTTCTGGTAGATCAGATCAATCTGGAACTTCATGAAGGCAAACACCTTTATCACGCCATTTTTGATTCAGCTGTAAGTCGTGTTCGCCCCGTATCGATGGCTGCTGCAACAACTATTTTAGGTATGATTCCATTACTGTTTGATGCCTTTTTCTCATCCATGGCAGTAACGATTATGTTTGGTTTAGGTTTTGCTACGGTATTAACATTAATTGTTGTACCGGCAATCTATGCCATCGTTTATAAGGTTGAATATATTCCATTAGAAAAATAA
- a CDS encoding excinuclease ABC subunit A, translated as MSKESIIVKGARQNNLKNLDLELPTNELIVVTGVSGSGKSTLAFDTIYAEGQRRYVETFSAYARQFLDRMDKPSVDSIQGIPPAIAIDQTNPVRTSRSTVGTMTELNDYLKLLFARMAQLYCSGCGREVLCDSSQSIVESLYAVMADNQRVMVCLPVKIPHNFTEDEIVGLLNQQGYTRIHKRDGSLLEVIQDRFKLNEENKGRLTEAVEASLNHANGRVHVFPLDENKKAGKALRFSSHHHCPDCDIDYGEPSPSLFSFNSPIGACESCKGFGRIIGVDYGLVIPDESKSLKEGAVKPIQTPSYIEVQDELIKFAKKSKIPIDIPWKKLTKKQQRWVIEGEGDWDDGVWFGIQRFFKWLESKSYKMHIRVLLSKYRSYTPCGTCDGARLKAPALWWRLGSLELSNKVIDVNRRLTPKGLNLSKKDIEKLPGLTVHDVMHLPLSDCAEFFKLIKLPSAIDEAAQLLLSEVRSRLNYLLEVGLGYLTLDRQSRTLSGGEVQRINLTTALGTSLVNTLFVLDEPSIGLHPRDVNRLVTVLHRLRDAGNSLLVVEHDPQVMLAADRILDIGPGPGRLGGEICFYGSPKQLLRNKKSLTAQYLSGKKSVSKPAEKTAGENEKQLQNQVIQIIGASEHNLKNIDVDIPLHQLVCITGVSGSGKSTLMRDVLYPWLCKHKGKTVETPGVCKKVKGHQLVDDVVLVDQSPIGKTTRSIPATYVGAFDAIRKLFIAEPLSKERKYTPGTFSFNSGNGRCPTCSGNGFEMVEMQFLSDVYIRCPDCDGKRYRAEILQVKLFGEIVEGDRQAKSIADILAMTVAEALLFFADEPEVIKTLQPLVDVGLHYVQLGQSVPTLSGGESQRLKLAGHLAKNLNKKKQTGKKSKLKKTVKGTLFLFDEPTTGLHFDDISTLMKAFQQLIDAGNSLLVIEHNLDVIRSADWLIDIGPEGGDGGGQLVTQGYPQQIAVQGDSYTSVALREYEASFNLSKTELIKALPVNTRETKVNQSIQIHHARENNLKNVDIEIPRNKFTVISGVSGSGKSTVAFDIVFGEGQRRYLESLNAYARQFVQPASRPDVDAIHGIPPTVAIEQRTSRGGRKSTVATLTEIYHFMRLLYVKLGTQYCPECEVAIEPQSLDAILAMVQKDYRGREVTLLAPMVVARKGIYNELAKWASTKGYQQLRVDGEYVSTSDWPKLARYKEHDIELPIGKLKIAANKEKECADLLQQALDVGNGIVIVEPLKATKKQVGERLFSTERACPSCGKGFDELDPRLFSYNSKHGWCDSCYGTGETIKDFDEEQTGEEGAWLENEDDVSTQCKTCDGQRLNETALAVRFRKMSIAQLAAMSVDDSEKWFSKLKLTQKEQIIARDLLQEMSGRLSFLQRVGLNYLTLDRSAPTLSGGEAQRIRLASQLGSNLQGVCYILDEPTIGLHARDNQRLIKTLRQIQQQGNTVLVVEHDEDTIREADYLIDMGPGAGIEGGEVVAHGTLKQMIKNKKSLTGQFISSPLRHPMNDLRDNEKRSLLEAEKIKIVGAVQNNLTNIEVVIPLRKLVSVSGVSGSGKSTLIRSVLHGNLKTAINNQRSKAGRNKKISWQGCKEIKGWESIQRILEVDQTPIGKTPRSCPATYIGIWDTIRKLFSDTVDARLKGFKPGRFSFNAGDGRCDACGGHGMRKVEMNFLPDVRVECEVCHGWRFNDETLSVRYKDKHIGEVLGMNVKTATEYFSAIPKLHHALQLLQDVGLGYLTLGQQSPTLSGGEAQRIKLVAELAKANTSPTAKIRQHNLYILDEPTVGLHMADVEKLLRVLHRLVDAGNSVIVIEHNLDVIAESDWVIDMGPEGGKYGGKVVAQGKPEIICKRKKSHTGVYLKELIN; from the coding sequence ATGAGCAAAGAATCTATCATTGTTAAAGGCGCTCGCCAGAATAACCTGAAAAACCTCGATCTTGAATTGCCCACTAACGAGCTTATCGTGGTGACAGGGGTGAGTGGCTCAGGTAAATCAACTCTGGCATTTGATACGATTTATGCAGAAGGTCAGAGACGTTATGTAGAGACCTTTTCAGCGTATGCACGTCAGTTTCTCGATCGTATGGACAAGCCATCTGTAGACAGTATTCAGGGCATACCTCCTGCGATAGCGATTGATCAGACTAATCCGGTTCGCACATCCCGTTCGACTGTTGGCACAATGACAGAGTTAAATGATTACTTAAAACTGCTATTTGCCCGTATGGCTCAGTTGTATTGTTCAGGGTGTGGTCGTGAAGTGCTCTGTGATTCATCTCAGAGCATTGTAGAAAGCTTGTATGCGGTGATGGCTGATAACCAGAGGGTAATGGTTTGTTTGCCGGTGAAAATACCCCACAACTTCACTGAAGATGAAATCGTAGGTTTATTAAATCAACAGGGTTATACCCGTATACATAAACGAGATGGAAGTTTATTAGAGGTTATTCAGGATCGTTTCAAGCTTAATGAAGAAAATAAAGGCAGGTTAACAGAAGCCGTTGAAGCGTCTCTAAATCATGCAAATGGACGGGTGCATGTATTTCCGTTAGATGAAAATAAAAAAGCCGGTAAAGCGCTGCGTTTTTCAAGTCATCATCATTGTCCTGATTGTGATATTGATTATGGTGAACCCAGCCCGAGTCTGTTTTCATTTAATTCCCCCATCGGTGCCTGTGAAAGCTGTAAGGGCTTTGGGCGAATTATTGGTGTTGATTATGGTCTGGTTATTCCGGATGAATCAAAATCATTAAAAGAGGGTGCGGTAAAACCAATTCAGACACCAAGTTATATTGAAGTTCAGGATGAGCTTATAAAGTTTGCCAAAAAATCTAAAATACCTATCGATATCCCCTGGAAAAAACTCACTAAAAAACAGCAGCGTTGGGTAATCGAAGGTGAGGGGGACTGGGATGATGGCGTATGGTTTGGTATTCAGCGATTTTTTAAATGGCTGGAAAGTAAATCTTATAAAATGCACATTCGTGTGTTGCTCTCAAAATATCGTTCGTATACACCCTGTGGTACCTGCGATGGTGCCAGATTAAAAGCACCGGCTTTATGGTGGCGTCTGGGTAGCCTTGAGTTATCAAATAAAGTCATCGATGTTAATCGGCGATTAACACCTAAAGGTTTGAACTTATCTAAAAAAGACATTGAGAAGTTGCCAGGACTGACGGTGCATGATGTTATGCATTTACCGTTGAGTGATTGTGCTGAGTTTTTTAAGTTGATTAAATTACCCTCTGCGATTGATGAAGCGGCACAGTTATTATTGAGTGAAGTGCGTTCACGTTTAAATTATCTGTTAGAAGTGGGTCTGGGTTATTTAACCTTAGATCGTCAGTCTCGCACCTTGAGCGGAGGGGAGGTGCAGCGCATTAATCTCACTACGGCTCTGGGTACATCACTTGTTAATACTCTGTTTGTTCTTGATGAGCCCAGTATTGGTTTACACCCTCGTGATGTCAATAGACTGGTTACCGTGTTGCATCGTTTGCGAGATGCGGGAAATTCCTTATTAGTGGTTGAGCATGACCCGCAGGTGATGTTGGCAGCAGATCGAATTTTAGATATTGGCCCGGGGCCCGGGAGACTTGGGGGTGAAATCTGTTTTTATGGAAGCCCTAAACAGTTGTTGCGAAATAAAAAATCACTGACTGCACAGTATTTAAGCGGTAAAAAAAGTGTGAGTAAGCCTGCTGAAAAAACAGCAGGGGAAAATGAAAAACAGTTACAGAATCAGGTTATTCAAATTATAGGTGCAAGTGAACATAATTTAAAAAATATTGATGTGGATATACCCTTACATCAGCTGGTTTGTATTACCGGTGTCAGTGGTTCTGGTAAATCGACATTAATGCGAGATGTTCTTTACCCCTGGTTATGCAAACACAAAGGTAAAACAGTTGAAACACCCGGAGTCTGTAAGAAAGTTAAAGGTCATCAGTTAGTTGATGATGTTGTTCTTGTTGATCAAAGTCCTATTGGAAAAACCACACGCTCGATACCGGCAACGTATGTGGGTGCATTTGATGCGATACGTAAACTGTTTATTGCTGAACCACTCTCTAAAGAACGTAAGTACACACCGGGAACGTTTAGTTTTAACTCGGGTAATGGACGCTGCCCAACCTGTTCTGGTAATGGTTTTGAAATGGTTGAGATGCAGTTTTTGAGTGATGTGTACATTCGTTGCCCGGATTGCGATGGTAAGCGTTATCGTGCAGAAATTTTGCAGGTTAAATTATTCGGTGAAATAGTTGAAGGTGATAGGCAGGCAAAATCAATTGCAGACATTCTGGCAATGACGGTTGCTGAAGCTCTGTTATTTTTTGCGGATGAGCCGGAAGTGATTAAAACGCTACAACCACTCGTTGATGTTGGTTTGCATTATGTTCAATTGGGCCAGTCTGTGCCTACGTTAAGTGGTGGTGAATCACAACGGCTTAAGTTAGCCGGGCATTTAGCCAAAAATCTTAATAAGAAAAAACAGACGGGAAAAAAATCAAAGTTGAAAAAAACGGTTAAGGGCACACTTTTTCTATTTGATGAGCCAACTACCGGTTTGCACTTTGATGATATTTCTACCTTGATGAAAGCATTTCAGCAGTTGATCGATGCGGGTAATTCACTATTGGTGATTGAGCATAACCTGGATGTGATACGCAGTGCAGACTGGTTAATCGATATTGGCCCGGAAGGTGGTGATGGTGGTGGGCAGTTAGTTACACAGGGTTACCCTCAGCAGATTGCGGTGCAGGGTGACTCATATACCTCAGTTGCATTACGTGAATATGAAGCTTCGTTTAATTTATCAAAGACCGAATTAATAAAAGCGTTGCCGGTTAATACACGAGAAACAAAAGTAAATCAGTCTATTCAAATTCATCATGCGCGTGAAAATAATTTAAAAAATGTAGATATTGAAATACCCCGTAATAAGTTCACCGTTATCTCCGGAGTGAGTGGCAGTGGTAAAAGTACGGTTGCATTTGATATTGTTTTTGGCGAAGGACAACGGCGTTATCTGGAGTCGTTAAATGCTTATGCTAGACAGTTTGTACAACCCGCATCTCGGCCTGACGTGGATGCTATTCATGGCATTCCTCCTACGGTTGCTATTGAGCAGCGTACAAGCAGGGGTGGACGTAAAAGTACCGTTGCAACATTAACAGAAATTTATCACTTTATGCGTTTGCTTTACGTGAAGCTGGGAACACAGTATTGCCCTGAATGTGAAGTGGCAATAGAGCCTCAGTCATTAGATGCCATTCTGGCCATGGTGCAGAAAGATTATCGTGGGCGTGAAGTTACTTTACTGGCACCGATGGTTGTTGCGCGTAAGGGTATTTATAACGAACTGGCCAAATGGGCCAGTACTAAAGGTTATCAGCAGTTACGGGTTGATGGCGAATATGTATCAACCAGTGACTGGCCTAAATTAGCCCGTTATAAAGAGCATGATATTGAGTTACCCATTGGGAAATTAAAAATAGCCGCCAATAAAGAAAAAGAATGTGCTGATTTATTACAGCAGGCATTAGATGTAGGTAATGGTATCGTTATTGTTGAGCCGCTTAAAGCAACAAAGAAACAGGTAGGTGAAAGACTTTTTTCAACTGAACGGGCCTGCCCTTCATGTGGTAAAGGTTTTGATGAGCTGGATCCGCGTTTGTTTTCTTATAACTCTAAACATGGCTGGTGTGATTCCTGTTATGGCACGGGTGAGACAATAAAAGATTTCGACGAAGAGCAGACAGGTGAAGAAGGAGCATGGTTAGAAAATGAAGATGATGTTTCTACGCAGTGTAAAACCTGTGATGGTCAACGCTTAAATGAAACTGCTCTTGCGGTACGTTTTCGTAAGATGTCTATTGCACAGCTGGCAGCCATGTCGGTTGATGATTCGGAGAAATGGTTTTCTAAATTAAAGTTAACACAAAAAGAACAGATAATTGCGCGTGATTTATTACAGGAGATGTCAGGTCGTTTAAGTTTTCTGCAGCGTGTTGGTTTGAATTATTTAACACTGGATCGATCTGCACCAACTTTAAGTGGTGGTGAAGCACAGCGTATTCGTCTTGCATCACAGCTAGGCTCTAACTTGCAAGGTGTCTGTTATATTTTAGATGAGCCGACAATAGGCCTGCATGCGCGTGATAACCAGCGGTTGATTAAAACACTTCGTCAAATACAGCAGCAGGGCAATACAGTTTTAGTAGTCGAGCATGATGAAGATACCATTCGTGAAGCCGATTATCTCATTGATATGGGGCCAGGCGCCGGAATAGAGGGGGGGGAAGTTGTCGCGCACGGTACGTTGAAGCAGATGATAAAGAATAAAAAATCATTAACCGGGCAGTTTATTTCAAGTCCGCTGCGTCACCCGATGAATGATTTACGTGATAATGAAAAACGTTCATTACTGGAAGCTGAGAAAATTAAAATAGTAGGTGCTGTTCAGAATAATCTGACAAATATAGAGGTTGTTATACCCTTACGAAAACTGGTTAGTGTTTCTGGTGTGAGTGGCAGTGGTAAAAGCACATTGATTAGATCGGTTTTACATGGAAACTTAAAAACGGCGATAAATAATCAACGAAGCAAAGCAGGGCGTAATAAAAAAATTAGCTGGCAAGGCTGTAAAGAGATTAAAGGCTGGGAATCTATACAAAGAATTCTGGAGGTCGATCAAACGCCTATTGGAAAAACGCCACGTTCATGTCCGGCAACCTATATTGGTATCTGGGATACAATTCGAAAACTATTTTCAGATACTGTTGATGCGCGATTAAAAGGATTCAAACCCGGGCGTTTTTCATTTAATGCGGGTGATGGTCGATGTGATGCCTGTGGTGGTCACGGTATGCGTAAGGTTGAAATGAATTTTCTTCCTGATGTCAGGGTGGAGTGTGAAGTTTGTCATGGCTGGCGTTTTAATGATGAAACGTTGTCAGTTCGTTATAAAGACAAACATATTGGTGAAGTGCTTGGCATGAATGTAAAAACAGCCACAGAATATTTTTCAGCTATTCCGAAATTGCACCATGCATTACAGTTATTACAGGATGTTGGTTTAGGTTATTTAACATTAGGCCAACAAAGCCCGACATTAAGTGGAGGCGAGGCTCAACGAATTAAGCTAGTGGCAGAGCTGGCCAAAGCCAATACCAGTCCAACGGCAAAAATTCGCCAGCATAATTTATATATTCTGGATGAACCCACGGTGGGTTTGCATATGGCGGATGTGGAAAAATTGTTACGGGTTTTACATCGTTTAGTTGATGCGGGTAATTCAGTTATTGTTATTGAGCATAATCTTGATGTTATTGCGGAATCAGACTGGGTAATTGATATGGGGCCGGAAGGTGGAAAATACGGGGGTAAAGTTGTGGCTCAGGGTAAACCTGAAATAATTTGTAAACGTAAGAAGTCTCATACTGGCGTTTATCTGAAAGAGCTTATTAATTGA
- a CDS encoding ethyl tert-butyl ether degradation protein EthD — protein MIKFIMCITRHPDMSREEFKEYWMNKHGPFFMDNAEAMGAKKYVQSHTLNTPLNEGLRTSRGMLPEYDGVAEVWFESEQALMDGMNSPEGQKLGVALMKDEGNFIDHTKSSAFIVEEHEF, from the coding sequence ATGATTAAATTTATTATGTGTATTACACGTCACCCTGACATGTCACGCGAAGAATTTAAAGAGTACTGGATGAATAAACATGGCCCTTTCTTCATGGATAACGCAGAAGCAATGGGTGCAAAAAAATATGTGCAATCACACACTCTAAATACACCTTTGAATGAAGGTTTAAGAACCTCAAGAGGGATGTTACCTGAGTATGACGGTGTTGCTGAAGTCTGGTTCGAATCAGAACAGGCGCTTATGGATGGAATGAACTCTCCTGAAGGCCAGAAACTTGGTGTAGCATTAATGAAAGATGAAGGTAATTTTATCGATCATACAAAATCTTCTGCTTTCATTGTTGAAGAACACGAATTCTAA
- a CDS encoding histidine kinase yields the protein MIKPSIKTITLSRLLSFLLLAAVVMSVVIAFNFRMLSHNIVKNEATSIADIIKAGLTAHMKADVMDKRSFFLNEIKTVHDISEIEIIRAPAVNRQFGVSQLEKEAGEIVKKVFETKQPEFIIDDFGIIPSIRAVMPYIATNQGRLNCLDCHQVSEGTVLGAVDITLDITKYRSMASWLLMVLLVASLTIILLIAINTLRTVQVYIKDPLENLIVKAKDAYVTHEPVNSETFTTVEFENVAKEINHFNKDIIANQDMLKQLNFNLLELNNEIEDTLRETVFTMGVIEEQRSKEAKNHTRRVTEYSKLLATKLGLSNRDVELIASAAPLHDIGKLGIPDSILFKPGKLTTEEFETMQNHPAIGYSMLSHSKRDILKAAAIIAHQHHEKWNGSGYPWGLRQNDIHVYGRIVALADVYDALLSERHYKKAWPLDDVISWVEKESGSHFDPDLVDILISNIEEFVAIGVLYNSNNDGMDVEP from the coding sequence ATGATAAAACCCAGCATTAAGACCATTACCTTAAGTCGATTATTGTCATTTCTATTGTTGGCAGCTGTTGTGATGTCTGTTGTTATTGCATTTAATTTCAGAATGCTTTCTCATAATATTGTTAAAAATGAAGCAACATCCATTGCAGATATTATAAAAGCAGGTTTAACGGCCCATATGAAAGCAGATGTTATGGATAAAAGAAGTTTCTTTTTAAATGAAATAAAAACAGTGCATGATATCAGTGAGATTGAAATAATTCGGGCGCCTGCTGTTAACAGGCAATTTGGTGTTAGTCAGCTCGAAAAAGAGGCAGGTGAGATAGTCAAAAAAGTATTTGAGACAAAACAGCCGGAATTCATAATAGATGATTTCGGCATAATACCTTCAATTCGTGCTGTTATGCCTTACATAGCTACAAATCAGGGGAGACTTAACTGCCTTGATTGTCATCAGGTTTCTGAAGGTACTGTATTGGGTGCTGTTGATATCACATTAGATATTACCAAGTACCGCAGTATGGCTTCATGGTTATTAATGGTGCTGCTGGTAGCTTCATTAACCATTATATTATTAATCGCTATTAATACATTAAGAACGGTTCAGGTTTACATAAAAGATCCTCTTGAAAACCTCATCGTAAAAGCAAAAGATGCTTATGTAACACATGAGCCGGTCAACTCAGAAACATTTACAACGGTTGAGTTTGAAAACGTTGCAAAAGAAATAAATCATTTCAATAAAGATATTATTGCTAATCAGGACATGCTTAAACAGCTCAATTTTAATTTGTTAGAGCTTAATAATGAAATTGAAGACACCTTAAGAGAAACAGTTTTTACCATGGGTGTAATTGAAGAGCAGCGTTCAAAAGAAGCAAAAAATCATACTCGACGAGTAACGGAATACAGTAAATTATTAGCAACTAAATTAGGTCTGTCGAATAGAGATGTAGAATTAATTGCTTCAGCTGCACCTTTGCATGATATAGGTAAACTGGGAATTCCTGATTCAATACTTTTTAAGCCGGGCAAGTTAACAACTGAAGAATTTGAAACCATGCAGAACCATCCTGCCATTGGCTATTCGATGCTTTCACATTCGAAACGCGACATACTAAAAGCAGCAGCCATAATAGCGCATCAGCACCATGAAAAATGGAATGGTAGTGGGTATCCCTGGGGGTTAAGGCAAAATGATATACACGTATATGGAAGAATTGTGGCTTTGGCTGATGTTTATGATGCACTGTTATCAGAGCGACATTATAAAAAAGCATGGCCATTGGATGATGTTATATCATGGGTAGAAAAAGAAAGTGGTTCCCATTTTGATCCAGATCTTGTGGATATTTTAATATCAAATATAGAAGAGTTTGTCGCTATCGGAGTACTGTATAACTCTAATAATGACGGTATGGATGTAGAACCTTAA